The Henckelia pumila isolate YLH828 unplaced genomic scaffold, ASM3356847v2 CTG_461:::fragment_3, whole genome shotgun sequence genome window below encodes:
- the LOC140871406 gene encoding EIN3-binding F-box protein 1-like, whose product MSKVFDFSGGDDFCSGGLLHKNPKDSSLFFPLGRHVDVYFPRKRSRVSAPFIFNGEVKQQSSIEVLPDASLFEVFRRLSGGQERSACASVSKRWLMLLSTIHRDEIFPVKGNLGPEDHDNTSISEKEDESSKAKEKVEFVDSGVVKSVNKEEFEGIDSDGFLSRCLEGKKATDVRLASIAVGTGSRGGLGKLSIRGSSSTRGLTNLGLRAIGRGCPSLRSLSLWNLSSIGDEGLLEIASGARLLEKLDLCHCPAITDKGLIAIAMNCPNLMSVTIESCTNIGNESLKALGHCCPNLKCITVKNCSLIGDQGIASLFSSAGHVLSKAKFQALDISDVSLAVIGHYGSAMTDLALLDLHNVNDRGFWVMGKGQGLQKLKVLNITACRGISDSGLEALADGCPNLKLFGLRKNLLVSDTGMVKFARAAVSLESLQLEECHRITQCGVFHILANCGGKLKALALANCLGIWDINFAFPLTSICQSLQTLIIRNCPGFGNVGLAILGRMCPKLIQLELSGLQGITDTGLLPLIHSLEAGLIKLNLSGSVNLTDNSVVAITKLHGETLELMNLDGCKYLTDAALSEIAQNCSVLSELDVSKCGITDSGIASLAGAEQLSLQIFSLAGCSAVSDKCLPFLGVLGETLVGLNVQHCNGISSSSSSSSSSIDLLLEQLWRCDVLY is encoded by the exons ATGTCTAAAGTCTTCGACTTTAGTG GCGGTGATGATTTTTGTTCTGGGGGGCTTCTGCACAAAAATCCCAAGGACTCAAGTTTGTTTTTCCCActtggtcgccatgtggatgtTTATTTCCCAAGGAAAAGGTCTCGTGTCAGTGCTCCATTCATTTTCAATGGAGAGGTTAAGCAGCAATCATCTATTGAGGTTCTCCCTGATGCCTCCCTATTTGAGGTGTTCAGACGTCTCTCAGGAGGGCAAGAGAGGAGTGCCTGTGCCTCTGTCTCAAAGCGCTGGCTTATGCTTCTGAGTACCATCCATAGAGATGAAATATTCCCGGTTAAAGGTAATCTTGGTCCCGAGGACCATGATAATACATCTATTTCTGAGAAGGAAGATGAATCATCCAAGGCGAAGGAGAAGGTTGAATTTGTTGATTCTGGGGTGGTTAAATCTGTGAACAAGGAGGAGTTTGAAGGAATTGATTCAGATGGTTTTCTTTCCCGGTGCTTGGAAGGGAAAAAAGCAACCGATGTGAGATTGGCATCTATTGCCGTAGGAACTGGAAGCCGTGGAGGTTTAGGAAAGCTTTCCATTCGTGGAAGCAGTTCTACCCGTGGTTTGACAAATCTTGGCCTTAGAGCTATTGGTCGTGGCTGCCCTTCTTTGAGATCTCTTTCCCTGTGGAACTTATCATCAATTGGTGATGAAGGGCTTTTGGAAATTGCAAGTGGAGCACGTCTTCTTGAGAAACTTGACCTATGTCATTGCCCTGCAATCACAGACAAAGGATTAATTGCCATTGCGATGAACTGTCCCAATTTGATGTCTGTTACAATCGAGTCCTGCACAAACATTGGCAATGAAAGTTTGAAAGCTTTAGGCCACTGTTGCCCCAACTTGAAGTGCATCACTGTTAAAAATTGCTCACTTATAGGAGACCAAGGAATTGCAAGTCTGTTTTCATCAGCTGGTCATGTCTTGTCGAAAGCTAAATTTCAGGCCCTTGACATCAGTGATGTTTCTCTTGCTGTTATCGGACACTATGGCAGTGCAATGACCGATCTCGCACTCCTTGACCTCCATAATGTCAATGATAGGGGTTTCTGGGTTATGGGTAAGGGTCAAGGTTTGCAGAAGTTGAAAGTTTTAAACATTACTGCATGCCGAGGTATTTCTGATTCTGGGCTTGAAGCCTTGGCTGATGGTTGCCCAAATCTGAAGCTGTTTGGACTCAGAAAAAATCTCCTTGTCTCAGATACTGGAATGGTGAAATTTGCCAGAGCTGCTGTTTCACTTGAGAGTCTTCAATTGGAGGAATGCCACAGGATCACACAATGTGGAGTATTCCATATCCTTGCCAACTGTGGTGGGAAATTGAAGGCTCTTGCTTTGGCAAATTGCTTGGGGATTTGGGACATAAATTTTGCGTTTCCTTTGACTTCCATTTGCCAATCGCTCCAAACATTGATCATTCGCAACTGTCCGGGATTTGGTAATGTTGGATTGGCCATATTGGGTAGAATGTGCCCTAAACTGATTCAATTGGAACTTAGTGGCCTTCAGGGAATAACTGATACTGGACTTCTGCCTCTTATTCACAGTTTGGAAGCTGGTTTGATCAAGCTAAATCTTAGTGGGTCTGTTAATCTGACCGACAACTCAGTTGTGGCTATCACTAAGCTGCATGGGGAAACACTTGAgcttatgaatcttgatgggtGCAAATACCTCACCGATGCCGCCCTGTCCGAAATTGCTCAGAACTGCTCAGTGCTTAGCGAGTTGGATGTTTCAAAGTGTGGAATTACTGATTCTGGGATTGCCTCCTTGGCTGGTGCTGAGCAGCTAAGTTTACAGATATTTTCCCTGGCAGGTTGCTCTGCCGTGTCTGACAAATGCTTACCTTTCTTGGGAGTGTTGGGCGAGACTTTGGTGGGGCTTAACGTCCAACACTGCAATGGaatcagcagcagcagcagcagcagcagcagcagcattGATCTGCTTCTAGAGCAGCTTTGGAGGTGCGATGTTCTTTATTAA